From Virgibacillus natechei, the proteins below share one genomic window:
- the sspO gene encoding small acid-soluble spore protein O — protein MGKRRKNDNGVSDEQAVRKKLPKDFDHEMANEPLTENEKLNNKKTKKRQ, from the coding sequence ATGGGAAAAAGAAGGAAAAATGATAATGGCGTTAGCGATGAACAAGCTGTTAGAAAGAAATTACCGAAGGATTTTGATCATGAGATGGCAAATGAACCTCTAACAGAAAATGAAAAATTAAATAACAAGAAAACGAAAAAACGACAGTGA
- a CDS encoding hydroxymethylglutaryl-CoA synthase: MKIGIDKIGFYTPHLYVDMNELAVARDIDPGKFTVGIGQEKMAIAPITQDSVTLAANAALEILDEEDKDKIDFVIFGTETGVDSSKSAGVYVHELLGLNPQARTIEVKQACYGATAGIQMAKGHIALNPESKVLVLGSDIARYGLNTSGEATQGAGAVALLMSADPTIMALEDKSAYFTSDIMDFWRPVYSDKAFVDGKLSNEQYIAFFSKVWGQFKEKSGLGLKDFDAICYHLPYTKMGLKALRTIWDEGSDNDKERLEENYTFSAKYNRIVGNIYTGSLYLSVLSLLENKEDLKAGSRIGLFSYGSGAVGEFFTGILQPNYRDHLYVDNHTELFQSRTAVSVSEYEETYEDTLPMDGSTMELDIDNDPATICLAGITADQRQYVNKRNK; this comes from the coding sequence TTGAAAATTGGAATTGATAAGATAGGATTTTATACACCACATCTATATGTTGATATGAACGAATTAGCTGTAGCAAGAGATATAGACCCTGGAAAATTCACGGTCGGTATTGGTCAGGAAAAGATGGCGATTGCTCCAATCACACAGGATTCCGTTACGCTAGCAGCGAATGCAGCATTGGAGATTTTAGATGAAGAAGATAAGGACAAGATTGACTTTGTTATTTTTGGAACAGAGACAGGCGTCGATAGTTCTAAATCTGCAGGGGTTTATGTCCACGAATTATTAGGATTGAACCCACAAGCTCGGACCATTGAGGTGAAGCAGGCTTGTTATGGAGCCACTGCAGGTATTCAAATGGCAAAAGGTCATATTGCATTGAATCCAGAAAGTAAGGTATTGGTATTAGGTTCGGATATTGCGAGATATGGCTTGAATACCTCGGGGGAAGCAACGCAAGGAGCAGGAGCGGTTGCATTATTGATGAGTGCAGATCCTACTATTATGGCGTTGGAAGATAAAAGTGCCTATTTCACCTCTGATATTATGGACTTTTGGCGTCCAGTCTATTCGGATAAAGCGTTTGTTGACGGAAAATTATCAAATGAACAGTACATTGCATTCTTTTCAAAAGTATGGGGCCAATTCAAAGAGAAGTCAGGTCTGGGGCTAAAAGATTTTGATGCCATTTGTTACCATTTACCATATACAAAAATGGGGCTCAAAGCCTTACGAACGATTTGGGATGAAGGTTCAGATAATGACAAAGAGCGTCTAGAAGAAAACTATACATTTAGCGCCAAGTATAACAGAATTGTTGGAAATATTTATACTGGTTCCTTGTATTTAAGCGTACTGTCCCTGCTTGAGAACAAAGAAGATTTAAAAGCTGGTTCAAGAATCGGTTTATTCAGCTATGGTTCTGGAGCCGTAGGGGAATTCTTTACAGGTATTCTGCAACCAAATTATAGGGATCATTTATACGTCGATAACCATACGGAACTATTCCAATCTCGAACAGCAGTATCGGTTTCCGAATATGAAGAGACTTATGAAGATACGTTGCCAATGGATGGATCAACCATGGAACTGGATATTGACAACGATCCAGCGACAATTTGTTTAGCAGGAATAACAGCTGACCAGCGTCAATATGTGAATAAACGAAATAAATAA
- a CDS encoding class II fumarate hydratase, translating into MNSATQYRTEKDPMGRILVPKTAYYGPQTQRAVENFQISGLRLPRSFIKAQGIIKASAATANMNLGMLERDIGQAIVQASEEVIEGKWDNHFVVDVYQAGAGTSQNMNANEVIANRASEILTGSLESYKVHANDHVNMAQSTNDTFPAAIHIAALENMEHRLLPAISNLQKELERKSEAFMPILKSGRTHLHDAVPIRLGQEFAGYAQTIESVYHQIEATLDPFYEIGLGGNAIGTIINTHPDYPQTVIAEIANRTNFPFRQPASMFSYMQNRNAPIRSILALKELAVHLIKITSDLRLLASGPRTGITEISLPNAQPGSTIMPGKVNPAILEMTHMVCCQIIGYEEAIATAGMASQLEINVMSPVIAHTLLESIEILSNAIPTLTTKCVSGIEANEVICKDWMESSLSVVTGLSPLFGYDLASDIGGAADDKDITIEQELEERGLLTEDVRNLIDPRGMV; encoded by the coding sequence ATGAACTCTGCTACGCAATATCGTACCGAAAAAGATCCAATGGGACGAATTTTAGTTCCTAAGACAGCTTATTATGGGCCTCAAACGCAGCGTGCTGTAGAAAATTTCCAGATTAGTGGGTTGCGCCTACCACGATCGTTTATTAAAGCACAGGGGATAATAAAGGCTTCCGCTGCAACCGCCAACATGAATCTCGGAATGCTCGAGCGTGATATAGGACAAGCCATTGTACAAGCTTCTGAGGAAGTCATAGAAGGAAAATGGGATAATCATTTTGTAGTTGATGTGTATCAAGCCGGAGCAGGAACATCACAGAACATGAATGCCAATGAGGTCATAGCAAATCGAGCGTCCGAAATTTTAACTGGTTCATTAGAATCTTATAAAGTACATGCTAACGACCATGTAAATATGGCGCAATCAACCAATGATACCTTTCCTGCCGCTATTCATATCGCAGCTTTGGAAAACATGGAGCACAGACTTCTTCCAGCTATCTCCAACTTACAAAAAGAACTAGAAAGAAAGTCAGAAGCGTTTATGCCTATTTTGAAAAGTGGCCGAACCCACTTACACGATGCTGTTCCAATCCGATTGGGACAAGAATTCGCAGGGTATGCGCAAACAATAGAATCTGTATATCATCAGATCGAAGCAACCCTTGATCCATTTTATGAAATTGGTTTAGGTGGAAATGCAATTGGTACGATTATCAACACGCATCCTGATTATCCACAAACAGTGATTGCAGAAATTGCAAATCGCACAAATTTCCCTTTCCGCCAACCAGCAAGCATGTTCAGCTATATGCAAAACAGAAATGCTCCGATTCGTTCCATACTAGCATTAAAAGAACTTGCCGTTCATTTAATAAAAATCACAAGTGACTTGCGTTTGCTGGCCTCAGGCCCCAGAACAGGAATTACAGAAATCTCACTACCGAATGCTCAACCTGGCTCAACGATTATGCCTGGTAAAGTAAATCCAGCTATCTTAGAGATGACGCATATGGTATGTTGCCAAATCATTGGGTACGAAGAAGCAATAGCTACAGCAGGAATGGCTAGCCAATTGGAAATTAATGTGATGTCTCCAGTAATCGCTCATACCTTGCTGGAATCAATTGAAATCCTATCCAACGCTATCCCGACGCTTACCACAAAATGCGTCAGCGGCATAGAGGCAAACGAAGTAATCTGCAAGGATTGGATGGAATCAAGTCTGTCTGTGGTCACGGGCTTAAGTCCACTTTTTGGATACGATTTAGCTTCAGACATTGGCGGAGCAGCAGACGATAAAGATATAACCATAGAACAAGAGCTTGAAGAAAGAGGGTTACTAACAGAAGATGTGAGAAATCTAATTGACCCTAGAGGAATGGTTTAA
- a CDS encoding N-acetylmuramoyl-L-alanine amidase, which produces MKLYLDPGHGGTDPGGQGNGMKEKDIVLDIARRIRKLLNQDYENVEIRMSRTDDSSKSLSQRTDEANSWGADYFLSIHCNAFNGSAQGYEDYIHSSLSDSSQTADFQAIMHNEITEINQLSNRGKKKANFHVLRETSMSALLTENGFIDNENDAALLMNPSWRQEVAKGHVFGLASAFNLERNSDDSPAIFKVIAGSFKSKDNAENRVYFLQTKDIDAFVHAASREQWYRVQAGAFSTLENAKRHVTTLQNIGIEDAYVSTD; this is translated from the coding sequence ATGAAACTTTATTTAGATCCAGGGCACGGCGGCACAGACCCAGGGGGACAAGGTAATGGAATGAAGGAAAAAGATATTGTTTTGGATATCGCACGTCGAATACGCAAGCTTTTGAATCAAGATTATGAAAACGTTGAAATTAGGATGAGTCGTACAGATGACAGCAGTAAATCCTTATCTCAACGGACAGACGAGGCTAACTCTTGGGGTGCGGATTATTTTTTATCTATTCATTGTAATGCTTTCAATGGTTCTGCTCAAGGATATGAGGACTATATCCACAGCAGCTTGTCCGATTCCTCTCAGACTGCTGATTTTCAGGCTATTATGCACAATGAAATCACAGAAATAAATCAATTGAGCAACCGAGGAAAGAAAAAGGCAAATTTTCATGTTCTACGCGAAACTTCCATGTCGGCACTTTTAACAGAAAATGGATTTATTGATAACGAGAATGATGCTGCATTATTGATGAATCCGTCATGGCGTCAGGAAGTAGCTAAGGGGCATGTATTTGGTTTGGCAAGCGCTTTTAACCTAGAGCGTAATTCGGATGATTCTCCCGCAATTTTCAAGGTGATTGCTGGTTCTTTTAAATCAAAAGATAACGCAGAAAACCGCGTATATTTCCTGCAAACGAAAGACATCGATGCATTTGTACATGCTGCTTCTCGTGAGCAATGGTATCGTGTTCAAGCAGGAGCATTCTCAACACTTGAAAATGCAAAAAGACATGTCACGACACTTCAAAACATCGGGATAGAAGACGCTTATGTTAGCACGGATTAA
- a CDS encoding YndM family protein, with amino-acid sequence MNHFRLFAVKFIGSLLLLYLILSFGYGVTFGSVFLITLVLSLSYIGDAFLLPRLNNTLGTIGDFVFAFLVIYFMGVGLTTGMEWFTASLIAAIGIGVFEYFFHKYVQNEFDDAHKNERTPNRNLEAQTEASKETHPFNSEYLDVDPEDFDRR; translated from the coding sequence TTGAATCATTTTAGATTATTCGCCGTTAAGTTTATTGGATCCTTGCTCTTATTGTATCTAATACTCAGTTTTGGTTACGGCGTGACCTTTGGTAGCGTCTTTCTCATCACATTAGTACTAAGTCTCAGTTATATTGGTGATGCCTTTCTATTGCCTCGATTAAATAATACGCTTGGAACCATTGGCGATTTTGTATTTGCCTTTCTGGTCATTTATTTTATGGGTGTCGGGCTCACAACTGGAATGGAATGGTTTACGGCTTCATTAATTGCTGCGATTGGAATAGGCGTATTTGAATATTTCTTTCATAAATATGTTCAAAACGAATTCGATGATGCGCATAAAAATGAAAGAACACCAAATCGTAACCTTGAAGCACAAACAGAAGCTTCTAAAGAGACACACCCTTTTAACTCCGAGTATCTAGATGTAGACCCAGAAGATTTCGACAGAAGGTAA
- a CDS encoding LrgB family protein has translation MIDFLIGLAAIGGTVSIYLVLRLLHIKWGYTFTMPAITGTIVIVVILLIFNIPYETYMIGGDWINQLLGPAVVALAYPLYRHYETLKKLTVPILSGTSVGAVVGVSTGVLLAKWAGFEEEIIYSLTPKNATTPVAMDISGTLEGSESLAAIFVMIAGIGGVFVSSFVFKYCGITHYLGRGVGLGSASHGIGTASAIERSHLEGSVSTIAMVVSAVTVSIIAPWLVMLLM, from the coding sequence ATGATTGATTTTCTAATTGGATTAGCGGCAATTGGTGGTACGGTATCTATTTATCTCGTATTACGACTCCTACATATAAAATGGGGATATACGTTTACGATGCCGGCTATTACAGGAACAATTGTCATTGTGGTGATTTTACTTATCTTTAATATACCTTATGAAACATACATGATTGGCGGCGATTGGATCAATCAATTGCTTGGCCCTGCGGTAGTAGCATTAGCTTATCCGCTTTATCGGCATTACGAAACATTGAAGAAGTTAACGGTGCCAATTCTCAGTGGAACGAGTGTCGGAGCAGTTGTAGGCGTCTCTACAGGTGTGTTACTTGCAAAGTGGGCGGGGTTTGAAGAAGAAATCATTTACTCACTGACACCCAAAAATGCAACTACCCCGGTAGCGATGGACATTTCAGGTACGTTAGAGGGATCAGAATCACTGGCTGCTATATTTGTTATGATTGCTGGTATCGGTGGGGTCTTTGTTAGTTCATTTGTTTTCAAGTATTGCGGAATTACGCACTACCTTGGGCGAGGTGTTGGCTTAGGAAGTGCTAGTCACGGAATTGGAACAGCATCAGCAATAGAGCGCAGTCACCTGGAAGGTTCGGTGAGCACGATCGCCATGGTGGTAAGTGCAGTAACGGTCTCGATTATTGCACCGTGGCTCGTGATGTTGTTGATGTAA
- a CDS encoding CidA/LrgA family protein, whose product MLKVMKAIIHIAVLYVIYELGSWIQRAFDLLIPGSVIGMVLLFILLMTGIVKVTWVEEGARFFINHLTLFYIPVTVGIINYFYLFAGWGFLLVIIALVSTMMVMATSGYITQLLVRTKELDHD is encoded by the coding sequence ATGCTTAAGGTCATGAAGGCAATAATTCATATCGCAGTATTATACGTCATTTATGAACTAGGTAGTTGGATACAGCGTGCGTTTGATCTTTTAATACCTGGAAGTGTGATTGGAATGGTTCTCCTTTTTATTTTATTGATGACTGGGATAGTAAAGGTCACGTGGGTTGAGGAAGGTGCGCGATTTTTTATCAATCACTTAACATTGTTTTACATCCCTGTCACGGTTGGGATCATCAATTATTTTTATTTGTTTGCTGGTTGGGGATTTCTGCTTGTTATTATTGCTTTGGTGAGTACAATGATGGTCATGGCTACGTCAGGTTATATTACGCAGTTGCTCGTTCGCACGAAGGAGTTGGACCATGATTGA
- a CDS encoding Gfo/Idh/MocA family protein — protein MDIKAGIIGCGSIAKFRHAPEYRANPYVSEIVFYDRNLERAEELATLFGGSVAKSVDKLLADPEIEVISDCSSNENHHLFSTKALKSGKHVLCEKPISLTIEHANQVVDAQKESGRKLMVDHNQRFTRAHQKAKEIIENKELGNVLTFQTTFGHQGPEYWGVNKTNSTWFFKKDRSGFGVVGDLGIHKLDLIHYLLDDQIEQVSAFQAALDKVDENGEPIEVCDNVVCSLKTNQGRLGTASFSWTYYGQEDNSTIIYCEKGILKIYHNSTYQLEVFTKDGEQINYKLESIQTNDSQTNTGVIDAFIDCVRLDTEPIVSGQDALLSLKVILGVMEAAETNKVVTI, from the coding sequence TTGGATATAAAAGCTGGTATCATCGGATGTGGGTCTATCGCCAAGTTTCGCCATGCACCCGAATATAGAGCGAATCCATATGTGAGTGAAATTGTTTTTTATGACAGGAATTTAGAACGGGCAGAAGAACTGGCAACTCTATTTGGTGGAAGCGTGGCAAAAAGTGTTGATAAATTATTGGCTGATCCGGAAATTGAGGTTATCAGTGATTGTTCATCAAATGAAAACCATCACCTATTTTCAACGAAGGCATTGAAAAGTGGAAAGCATGTCTTGTGCGAAAAGCCTATATCATTGACGATTGAACACGCAAATCAAGTAGTGGATGCACAAAAGGAATCAGGCAGAAAATTAATGGTTGATCATAATCAGCGATTCACCCGTGCGCATCAAAAAGCGAAGGAAATAATTGAAAATAAAGAACTTGGAAATGTGCTCACGTTTCAAACCACTTTTGGTCATCAGGGGCCAGAGTATTGGGGGGTGAATAAAACAAATTCAACATGGTTCTTTAAGAAAGATAGGTCAGGATTTGGTGTAGTTGGTGATTTGGGTATTCATAAGTTGGATCTAATACATTATTTATTAGATGATCAGATTGAGCAAGTAAGTGCCTTTCAAGCGGCTTTAGACAAAGTTGATGAAAATGGTGAACCTATAGAAGTATGCGATAACGTTGTCTGTAGTTTAAAGACCAATCAAGGGCGCCTAGGTACAGCTTCCTTTTCATGGACCTATTACGGTCAAGAAGACAATAGCACGATTATCTACTGTGAAAAGGGTATACTAAAAATCTATCATAATTCTACTTATCAATTAGAAGTGTTCACCAAAGATGGTGAACAGATTAACTATAAATTGGAATCGATCCAAACGAACGATTCCCAGACAAACACAGGTGTAATCGATGCTTTTATTGATTGTGTACGTCTTGATACAGAACCAATTGTGTCTGGACAGGATGCGTTACTTTCGTTAAAAGTGATCCTGGGCGTGATGGAAGCGGCAGAAACCAATAAAGTTGTTACTATTTAA
- a CDS encoding ABC transporter permease, which produces MPNTQPKPSEERKKKSFMSSRLSWLWSEYSVVIAFLIIYIVASVMSPRFLDIGNQMNILMQVSIIGIIALGMTVIMLSGGIDLSVGSVLALVGVIMVIALNATGNILVALLTAFIVGSFAGLLNGLMVAKGRIASFIATLGMMAAARSIALYIADGGSMSGEVEDFSAIANNDLWGIRYPIIVFVVMTVFVYILMHKTRFGRYVYAIGSNEKAALLSGIRVDRVKLGVYGLAGLLVSVAAIVETSRLNSISSSSSGMAYELDAIAAVIIGGTRMTGGRGKIIGTVFGVLILGILNNMMNLMNVSPHLQGFVKGLIIVIAVLFQKRV; this is translated from the coding sequence TTGCCGAATACACAACCTAAACCATCAGAGGAACGTAAAAAGAAATCTTTTATGAGCAGCCGCCTTTCTTGGTTATGGTCAGAATATAGTGTCGTGATTGCATTCTTAATTATTTATATAGTGGCATCAGTTATGAGTCCCAGATTTCTGGATATCGGTAACCAGATGAATATATTAATGCAAGTTTCCATCATAGGAATCATTGCATTAGGCATGACAGTTATTATGCTTTCAGGGGGAATTGATTTATCTGTTGGTTCTGTCCTGGCTTTAGTGGGTGTCATAATGGTTATCGCCTTAAATGCTACAGGAAATATTTTGGTAGCACTTTTAACGGCATTTATTGTAGGGTCATTTGCAGGATTATTAAATGGCTTAATGGTCGCCAAAGGGAGAATTGCCTCATTTATTGCCACGTTAGGGATGATGGCGGCAGCAAGATCCATTGCCTTGTATATTGCTGATGGTGGAAGTATGTCTGGTGAGGTAGAAGATTTTAGCGCTATTGCAAATAATGACTTATGGGGTATCCGATATCCAATTATAGTTTTCGTAGTAATGACAGTGTTTGTATATATATTAATGCATAAGACGCGTTTCGGACGTTATGTATATGCAATTGGGAGTAATGAGAAAGCTGCTCTCTTGTCAGGAATACGAGTGGATCGCGTGAAATTGGGTGTTTATGGTTTAGCTGGTTTACTCGTAAGTGTGGCTGCTATTGTCGAAACATCTCGTTTGAACTCCATTTCTTCATCCAGCTCTGGAATGGCCTATGAGCTAGATGCGATTGCCGCTGTCATTATTGGTGGTACTAGAATGACTGGAGGACGAGGTAAGATTATCGGGACGGTATTTGGTGTACTCATATTAGGAATTCTAAATAACATGATGAATCTAATGAATGTTTCTCCACACCTTCAAGGGTTTGTGAAAGGGTTAATTATAGTCATTGCGGTTTTATTCCAAAAAAGAGTATAG
- a CDS encoding sugar ABC transporter ATP-binding protein → MSTNPFMKMESINKSFNGVPVLNDVSLQVEYGEIHALLGENGAGKSTLMNILGGVIESDKGKISIDGNEVKMTNPRVSQKYGVSFIHQELNVVSDLRVYENMFLGFELRNKLGIVREEEMCKQTNEILATLGVDIDPKEYVRELDTSYKQLIEISKALLHKSTLIIMDEPTSALAEHEVERLFGLMKNLKGSGISVIYISHKLKEIEEVCDRYTVLRDGQVVGTGDMKEQSLDALTKLMVGKSISEERFVQDHVFGPVALEVKNLSSEGLFKNINFTVHKGEILGFTGLAGDGRTELFESLFGYRNRYTGEVKINDQIAKINHPKKALKAGVGLVPKDRKENAIIKDISVIHNMSLSSMGNFEKSGLLQGKVERKKFDYYQKMLNIKVHNPQVTIDKLSGGNQQKVVIAKWLEVNTDIIIFDNPTQGIDVGAKREIYQHIVSLAEQGKAVIILSSEAPEVRKICHRINVMYQGEVTARFNGEDATEDEIMSYATGSKKEGENIAEYTT, encoded by the coding sequence ATGTCTACAAATCCATTTATGAAAATGGAGTCAATAAATAAGTCATTTAACGGTGTCCCGGTCCTTAACGATGTATCACTTCAGGTGGAGTATGGGGAAATACATGCTTTGCTTGGTGAAAATGGTGCAGGGAAATCGACATTAATGAACATACTCGGTGGCGTTATTGAATCAGATAAAGGCAAGATTTCAATTGATGGAAATGAAGTAAAAATGACGAACCCGAGGGTGTCTCAAAAGTATGGTGTTAGTTTTATCCATCAGGAATTAAATGTGGTTTCTGATCTGCGGGTCTATGAGAATATGTTTCTCGGCTTCGAATTGCGAAATAAACTAGGGATAGTTAGAGAAGAGGAAATGTGCAAGCAGACGAATGAAATTCTAGCAACATTAGGTGTGGATATTGACCCTAAAGAGTATGTTCGTGAACTGGATACTTCCTATAAACAATTGATTGAAATTTCAAAAGCACTACTACATAAATCTACGCTTATTATCATGGATGAACCCACGTCTGCACTGGCTGAGCATGAGGTAGAACGTTTATTCGGATTAATGAAAAACCTCAAGGGTTCTGGTATATCTGTCATTTATATCTCCCATAAATTGAAGGAAATAGAGGAAGTTTGTGACCGTTATACAGTGCTACGCGATGGGCAGGTCGTTGGGACTGGGGATATGAAGGAGCAAAGTCTGGATGCACTCACGAAGCTTATGGTTGGAAAATCCATATCAGAGGAACGCTTTGTTCAGGATCATGTATTTGGACCCGTAGCATTAGAGGTTAAAAACCTTTCAAGTGAAGGGTTGTTTAAAAATATTAATTTCACCGTTCATAAAGGGGAAATCTTAGGATTCACTGGATTAGCTGGTGATGGGAGAACCGAACTTTTCGAAAGTCTATTTGGTTATCGAAATCGATACACTGGTGAGGTAAAAATCAATGATCAAATTGCAAAAATAAATCACCCGAAGAAAGCGTTAAAAGCGGGTGTCGGTCTCGTACCAAAAGATAGAAAAGAAAATGCAATTATTAAAGATATAAGTGTTATTCACAATATGAGCTTATCTTCTATGGGGAACTTTGAAAAATCAGGTCTTCTCCAGGGTAAAGTTGAGCGTAAGAAATTTGATTATTACCAGAAAATGCTAAACATTAAAGTCCATAACCCACAGGTTACAATTGACAAGCTAAGCGGGGGAAACCAGCAGAAAGTGGTTATCGCAAAATGGCTTGAGGTCAATACAGATATTATTATCTTTGATAACCCTACCCAGGGAATTGATGTTGGAGCGAAACGGGAGATATATCAACATATCGTTTCGTTGGCGGAACAAGGCAAGGCGGTTATTATTCTATCCTCAGAAGCTCCAGAAGTACGAAAGATCTGTCATCGAATAAATGTGATGTATCAAGGGGAAGTAACTGCAAGATTTAATGGTGAAGATGCAACCGAGGATGAGATTATGAGTTACGCAACAGGTTCAAAAAAGGAGGGCGAGAACATTGCCGAATACACAACCTAA
- a CDS encoding substrate-binding domain-containing protein: MKFLKKLLVLSIAVMTALILTACGDEDASGDGNLTIGISLPSATHGWMGALIDNAENQAQEIQENEGIDYVMTNAEDPNSQANDVDDLINQDVDVIVLLPIESAALSPVGQNVKDAGIPLVVVDRELENDAADVVVKGDNEGIGINAGEYFVDQLNGNGKVVEITGPPNSVTEQRGSGFQEAMDGEDGLEIVASQDGDFSTETSLEVMENILQSQPEIDAVFTQDDGMAVGVVQAINEAGREDIQFVTGAGGGKDIFEDIQDGGLISATFLYSPAMIEDGIKVAADIADGSDPEEEEVILEATEVNSDNVDEHYDPDSKF, from the coding sequence GTGAAGTTTTTGAAGAAACTATTAGTTTTGAGTATAGCGGTGATGACGGCATTAATTTTGACCGCTTGTGGTGACGAAGATGCGAGTGGGGACGGCAATTTGACAATAGGAATTTCCCTGCCATCAGCTACACATGGATGGATGGGGGCATTGATTGACAATGCCGAAAATCAAGCGCAGGAAATTCAGGAAAATGAAGGTATTGATTATGTCATGACTAATGCGGAAGATCCAAATTCACAAGCAAACGATGTGGATGATCTAATTAATCAGGATGTAGATGTTATTGTTCTGCTTCCAATTGAATCTGCGGCATTATCGCCAGTTGGCCAGAATGTAAAAGATGCAGGTATTCCGTTGGTAGTGGTTGACCGTGAGCTTGAAAATGATGCTGCTGATGTTGTGGTAAAAGGTGACAATGAAGGTATTGGGATAAATGCTGGGGAGTATTTTGTTGATCAGTTAAATGGTAACGGAAAAGTTGTAGAAATTACAGGTCCACCTAACTCCGTGACTGAACAACGTGGTTCAGGTTTTCAAGAAGCAATGGATGGAGAAGATGGTTTAGAAATTGTGGCTTCTCAAGATGGGGATTTCTCAACAGAGACATCGTTAGAAGTGATGGAAAATATTTTGCAATCACAACCGGAAATTGATGCTGTATTCACACAGGATGATGGTATGGCTGTAGGAGTTGTGCAAGCTATTAATGAAGCAGGACGTGAAGATATTCAATTTGTAACAGGTGCTGGGGGTGGCAAAGATATCTTTGAAGACATCCAAGATGGTGGTTTGATTTCAGCGACATTCCTTTACTCGCCGGCTATGATTGAAGATGGTATAAAGGTTGCTGCTGATATAGCTGATGGATCAGATCCAGAAGAGGAAGAAGTTATATTGGAAGCTACTGAAGTAAATTCGGACAATGTTGATGAACACTATGATCCAGATTCGAAATTCTAA
- a CDS encoding LacI family DNA-binding transcriptional regulator produces the protein MANIQQVAREAGVSVATVSRVLNEQDTVTTKTRIKVEDAIKKMNYEPSMLGRNLRNSESRILLILIPKISNPFYFEIIKGIESTALSHNYNILLCETDSNPARENIYFDLVKKKMADGIISMDPAVNMETLTELSKTHAIIQCSEYAPNSGIPYVTIDNEEAAYRAVKHLISIGHEKIALMNSDDKFLYARQRKKGYQKALEEHSISINEDYVCRADELGFEYGQHAMKKILSLKDRPTAVFAVSDLLAIGALKEINSNGLQVPNDIAIVGFDKIDFSNMTHPTLTTIGQPMYQMGTIAAKMLMNKIKGETVESVVLEHELVIRESTSG, from the coding sequence ATGGCAAATATACAGCAGGTTGCAAGAGAAGCAGGTGTTTCCGTCGCAACAGTCTCAAGAGTCTTAAATGAACAAGATACCGTAACAACCAAAACAAGGATAAAAGTAGAAGATGCGATAAAAAAGATGAATTATGAGCCGAGCATGCTTGGTAGAAATTTGCGAAATTCAGAAAGCAGAATACTTTTGATACTAATACCGAAGATATCAAATCCATTTTATTTTGAAATAATTAAAGGGATTGAAAGTACAGCATTAAGCCATAATTATAACATTCTTTTATGTGAGACAGATTCAAATCCAGCAAGGGAGAATATATACTTTGACTTAGTCAAAAAGAAAATGGCTGATGGAATTATATCAATGGATCCGGCTGTAAATATGGAGACGTTGACCGAGTTGTCCAAAACACATGCCATCATTCAGTGTAGTGAATATGCCCCTAATAGTGGAATCCCTTATGTGACGATTGATAATGAAGAGGCAGCCTACCGGGCTGTGAAGCATTTAATTAGTATAGGTCATGAGAAAATTGCATTAATGAATTCAGATGATAAGTTTTTATATGCAAGGCAACGAAAAAAGGGATACCAAAAAGCATTAGAAGAGCATTCTATTTCAATAAATGAAGATTATGTTTGCCGTGCGGATGAACTTGGTTTTGAGTATGGACAGCATGCAATGAAGAAGATATTAAGCCTTAAGGACCGTCCAACTGCGGTTTTTGCTGTATCTGATTTATTGGCAATTGGAGCATTGAAAGAAATCAATAGCAATGGATTGCAAGTACCAAATGATATAGCAATTGTAGGGTTTGATAAGATTGATTTTTCCAACATGACACATCCTACCTTGACGACCATTGGGCAACCGATGTATCAGATGGGTACGATAGCTGCAAAGATGCTAATGAATAAGATAAAAGGTGAAACAGTAGAGAGTGTTGTGCTTGAGCACGAGTTGGTAATTCGCGAATCAACCTCAGGATAA